In Sphingomonas sp. PAMC26645, one DNA window encodes the following:
- a CDS encoding aldo/keto reductase, with translation MTLRRLGSTDLKIAPLILGGNVFGWTADRAASFAVLDAFVAGGGTMIDTADVYSAWVDGHQGGESESMIGEWLKVSGKRDDVLIATKVGMLPGEGGEKLAPARIAAAAEASLKRLDTDRIDLYYAHQDDDSQTQEAVLEAFGKLVDAGKVRVIGASNFHAARLKSAVEAAKTSDLPRYHVLQPEYNLVSRTKFEGELQDYCVTENIGVLPYYGLASGFLTGKYRTKDDLGQSVRGGRMGELLEGKGKSVLDAMDSVVEATGATHAQVALAWLMAQPGVTAPIASATSVKQIEDLLAAMTLELSKDQLDALMVAGA, from the coding sequence ATGACCCTCCGCCGCCTCGGCTCGACCGATCTGAAGATCGCCCCGCTCATTCTCGGCGGCAACGTGTTCGGCTGGACCGCCGACCGCGCCGCCAGCTTCGCCGTGCTCGATGCGTTCGTCGCTGGCGGCGGCACGATGATCGACACCGCCGACGTCTATTCGGCGTGGGTCGACGGCCATCAGGGCGGCGAATCCGAGAGCATGATCGGCGAATGGCTGAAGGTCAGCGGCAAGCGCGACGACGTCCTCATCGCGACCAAGGTCGGCATGCTCCCCGGTGAAGGCGGCGAGAAGCTCGCCCCGGCGCGCATCGCCGCCGCCGCCGAAGCCTCGCTGAAGCGCCTCGATACCGATCGCATCGACCTGTATTACGCGCACCAGGACGACGATTCGCAGACGCAGGAGGCTGTCCTCGAAGCGTTCGGCAAGCTGGTCGATGCGGGGAAAGTCCGCGTGATCGGCGCATCAAACTTCCACGCCGCTCGCCTCAAGTCTGCGGTCGAGGCGGCCAAGACCTCGGACCTGCCGCGCTATCATGTGCTCCAGCCCGAATATAATCTCGTCAGCCGCACCAAGTTCGAGGGCGAATTGCAGGATTACTGCGTCACCGAGAACATCGGTGTGTTGCCCTATTACGGCCTCGCTTCGGGTTTCCTCACCGGGAAGTATCGGACCAAGGACGATCTCGGCCAGAGCGTCCGCGGCGGACGCATGGGTGAACTGCTCGAAGGCAAGGGGAAGTCCGTCCTCGATGCGATGGACTCGGTGGTCGAAGCTACCGGCGCGACCCACGCACAGGTCGCGCTCGCATGGCTGATGGCGCAGCCTGGCGTTACCGCGCCGATCGCTAGCGCGACGAGCGTGAAGCAGATCGAAGACCTGTTGGCTGCGATGACGCTGGAATTGTCGAAGGATCAGTTGGACGCGCTGATGGTCGCTGGCGCCTGA
- a CDS encoding short-chain fatty acyl-CoA regulator family protein, giving the protein MAERKLLAGHAIRRLRRGAGLTQAAMADMLAISPSYLNLVERNQRPISATLLIKLAESFDFDPRSLAAGEPGGGAEAIRRRLADPMFADLEIDRNEVEEWLASAPGGAAAFARVFDRIGGGAVVEAGDDPVTLVRREIERWRNHFADLDAAAEALADELRLGAGDLYGAIAERLRAKHGLTIRVLPADVLPDTLRRLDLHARQLQLSEMLDPASRTFAVAFQLGQIEAKAEIDALAKGAGFTDRAAERLYRRHLLGYFAAALMMPYARFLRGCETTGYDIELLQRRFGAGFEQVAHRLTTLQRVGARGLPFFMIRIDRAGQASKRYPGASGAALVEADGRCPLWRLHHAFDRPGTLMVQLVELEDGARWLTMARTVTPQGSRFGAVHAEFAIGLGVAPAQAGVLAAASGFDLAGRAMPIGLGCRACFRNDCPQRSVAPAGRALLINERERRTSALTFAGD; this is encoded by the coding sequence ATGGCGGAACGGAAATTGCTGGCGGGGCATGCGATCCGTCGCTTGCGACGCGGGGCGGGGCTGACTCAGGCGGCGATGGCCGACATGCTCGCGATCAGCCCGAGCTATCTCAATCTCGTCGAGCGTAACCAGCGGCCGATCTCCGCGACCTTGCTAATCAAGCTCGCCGAGAGCTTCGATTTCGATCCGCGTTCACTGGCGGCGGGTGAGCCGGGCGGCGGTGCGGAAGCGATCCGGCGACGGCTGGCGGACCCGATGTTCGCCGACCTCGAGATCGATCGCAACGAAGTCGAGGAGTGGCTCGCCAGTGCCCCCGGCGGCGCGGCGGCGTTCGCCCGCGTGTTCGACCGGATCGGCGGCGGCGCCGTGGTCGAGGCGGGCGACGATCCGGTCACGCTTGTCCGTCGCGAGATCGAGCGCTGGCGGAATCATTTCGCCGATCTCGATGCCGCGGCCGAAGCGCTGGCCGACGAGTTGCGGCTCGGTGCGGGCGATCTCTACGGCGCGATTGCCGAGCGGTTGCGCGCCAAGCACGGGTTGACGATCCGCGTGCTGCCCGCCGACGTGCTCCCCGACACGCTCCGCCGACTAGACCTGCACGCGCGGCAATTGCAGTTGAGCGAGATGCTCGACCCGGCCTCGCGCACGTTCGCGGTCGCGTTCCAGCTCGGCCAGATCGAGGCGAAGGCGGAGATCGATGCGCTCGCGAAAGGCGCCGGGTTCACCGATCGCGCCGCGGAAAGGCTATATCGCCGTCACCTCCTCGGCTATTTCGCCGCCGCGCTGATGATGCCCTACGCCAGGTTCCTCCGTGGATGCGAGACGACGGGGTACGACATCGAACTGTTGCAACGCCGGTTCGGCGCTGGCTTCGAACAGGTCGCGCACCGGCTGACGACGTTGCAGCGCGTCGGCGCACGCGGCCTGCCGTTCTTCATGATCCGCATCGATCGGGCGGGGCAGGCGTCGAAGCGCTATCCCGGCGCCAGCGGTGCGGCGCTGGTCGAGGCGGACGGCCGCTGCCCGTTGTGGCGACTGCACCATGCGTTCGACCGGCCGGGCACCCTTATGGTGCAGCTGGTCGAACTGGAGGACGGCGCGCGCTGGCTGACGATGGCGCGCACCGTGACGCCGCAGGGCAGCCGCTTTGGCGCAGTGCATGCCGAGTTCGCGATCGGTCTCGGGGTCGCGCCGGCGCAGGCGGGCGTGCTGGCGGCGGCAAGCGGTTTCGATCTGGCGGGCAGGGCGATGCCGATCGGGCTCGGCTGCCGCGCCTGTTTCCGCAACGATTGCCCGCAACGGTCTGTCGCGCCGGCGGGGCGGGCGCTGCTGATCAACGAGCGCGAACGGCGGACCTCGGCGCTGACGTTTGCCGGAGACTAA
- a CDS encoding homocysteine S-methyltransferase family protein, with the protein MTPRERFNAEAAKRILITDGAFGTEIQNWKLDEAAYAGSLGLSHDQKGNNDILAITKPDVPETITREYLEAGSDIVSTNTFSANVISQADYGAEHLVREINVESARIARALATEYEAKDGRPRFVAGAIGPTNKTLSLSPDVNDPGFREIDFDYLKGVYREQIDALLEGGEGVGVDFILIETVFDTLNAKAGIMAAIEAGDALGRDVPIMMSMTLTDLSGRNLSGHTVEAFWHAVRHAKPITIGLNCSFGAEQLRPHVKTLSAIADTLIMVYPNAGLPNELGEYDEQPATTAGLVGEWAVAKQVNVLGGCCGSTPAHIKAMADGVRGLEPRVVARPEVRTKLAGLEPFTMAA; encoded by the coding sequence ATGACACCACGTGAACGTTTCAACGCGGAAGCCGCCAAGCGCATCCTGATCACCGACGGCGCGTTCGGCACCGAGATCCAGAACTGGAAGCTCGACGAGGCGGCTTACGCAGGGTCGCTCGGCTTGTCGCACGACCAGAAGGGCAACAACGACATCCTGGCGATCACCAAGCCGGACGTCCCCGAGACGATCACGCGCGAATATCTCGAGGCGGGGTCGGACATCGTCTCGACCAACACGTTCAGCGCGAACGTCATCTCGCAGGCGGACTATGGTGCCGAGCATCTGGTGCGCGAGATCAACGTCGAGTCCGCGCGGATCGCGCGTGCGCTCGCCACCGAGTACGAGGCGAAGGACGGCCGCCCGCGCTTCGTCGCCGGCGCGATCGGGCCGACCAACAAGACGCTGTCGCTGTCGCCCGACGTCAACGATCCCGGCTTTCGCGAGATCGACTTCGATTATCTCAAGGGCGTGTACCGCGAGCAGATCGACGCACTGCTCGAAGGCGGCGAGGGGGTCGGCGTCGACTTCATCCTGATCGAGACGGTGTTCGATACGCTCAACGCCAAGGCCGGCATCATGGCGGCGATCGAGGCGGGCGATGCGCTTGGGCGCGACGTGCCGATCATGATGTCGATGACGTTGACCGACCTCAGCGGGCGCAACCTATCGGGGCATACGGTCGAGGCGTTCTGGCATGCGGTGCGGCACGCCAAGCCGATCACGATCGGGCTCAACTGCTCGTTCGGCGCGGAGCAGCTGCGGCCGCATGTGAAGACGCTGTCGGCGATCGCGGATACGCTGATCATGGTGTATCCGAACGCGGGGCTTCCGAACGAACTCGGCGAGTATGACGAGCAGCCGGCGACGACCGCTGGCCTCGTCGGCGAGTGGGCGGTGGCCAAGCAGGTCAACGTGCTCGGTGGCTGCTGCGGGTCGACGCCGGCCCATATCAAGGCGATGGCTGACGGCGTGCGCGGGCTCGAACCGCGGGTTGTCGCTCGGCCGGAAGTGCGCACCAAGCTCGCCGGCCTCGAACCGTTCACGATGGCCGCTTAG
- the metF gene encoding methylenetetrahydrofolate reductase: MTNISIPQLAEARRALEEPLFADLAGDVGVSFEFFPPKSEKMDAQLWEAIRTLEPLGPDFVSVTYGAGGSTRERTHATVARIQRETSMNAAAHLTCVEATRAEIDQVAEEYWAAGVRHIVALRGDMPTLGQPYQAHPGGYENAAALVAGLRKLHPFEISVAAYPECHPESGGHDADIDNLKRKIDAGATRAITQFFFSPEAYFRFRDRVAAAGITAQILPGILPVSNVAQTRKFAGLCGAEIPAWMDRLFEGLDDHPSARQLVAATIAAEMCRRLYAGGVKDFHFYTLNRAELAYAICHMLGVRAKPAEKVAAA; this comes from the coding sequence ATGACGAACATTTCGATCCCCCAACTGGCCGAAGCGCGCCGCGCGCTCGAAGAACCGCTGTTCGCGGATCTCGCCGGAGATGTCGGCGTCAGCTTCGAGTTCTTCCCGCCGAAGAGCGAGAAGATGGACGCGCAGCTCTGGGAGGCGATCCGCACGCTAGAGCCGCTTGGCCCCGATTTCGTGTCTGTCACCTATGGCGCTGGCGGCTCCACGCGCGAGCGCACGCATGCGACGGTGGCGCGGATCCAGCGCGAGACGTCGATGAACGCTGCCGCGCATCTGACCTGCGTCGAGGCGACCAGGGCCGAGATCGACCAGGTGGCCGAGGAATATTGGGCGGCGGGCGTTCGCCACATCGTCGCGTTGCGCGGCGATATGCCAACCTTGGGTCAGCCCTATCAAGCGCATCCGGGCGGGTATGAGAATGCGGCGGCTCTGGTCGCTGGTCTGCGGAAGCTGCATCCGTTCGAGATCTCGGTCGCGGCGTATCCCGAGTGCCATCCGGAATCGGGCGGGCACGACGCGGATATCGACAATCTGAAGCGCAAGATCGATGCGGGTGCGACCCGTGCGATCACGCAGTTCTTCTTCTCGCCCGAGGCGTATTTCCGGTTTCGCGACCGGGTTGCAGCCGCAGGGATCACCGCGCAGATCCTGCCGGGAATCCTGCCGGTGTCGAACGTCGCGCAGACTCGGAAGTTCGCGGGCCTCTGCGGTGCGGAAATTCCGGCGTGGATGGACCGGTTGTTTGAAGGGCTCGACGATCATCCGTCGGCGCGGCAGCTGGTGGCAGCGACGATCGCGGCCGAGATGTGCCGGCGGCTCTATGCGGGCGGGGTGAAGGACTTCCACTTCTACACGCTCAACCGCGCGGAGCTGGCCTACGCGATCTGCCACATGCTCGGTGTTCGCGCGAAGCCGGCCGAAAAGGTCGCCGCGGCGTAA
- a CDS encoding DUF4893 domain-containing protein: MTLATCVSAIAGIVPAGAAPVLDRQDRDTDWRRVATVADRGRLRGWRGAWVDALAQVDPREIRQEPVLFDPDRSLVDPLPPTGSYRCRTFKLGSRAGIGPTFMASGWFACRIGGGDGGDVDGGGNSVVSLTKLDGSQRPVGTIFADTNARAIFLGTMELGDEKRPMRYGRDATRDMAGLIERIGTKRWRVVLPYPKFESVLDVVELVPAD; encoded by the coding sequence ATGACGCTGGCGACGTGCGTATCGGCGATCGCCGGGATCGTGCCAGCGGGCGCCGCCCCGGTGCTGGATCGACAGGATCGCGATACGGATTGGCGGCGGGTCGCGACCGTCGCGGATCGCGGTCGGCTGAGAGGCTGGCGGGGCGCCTGGGTCGATGCGCTTGCGCAAGTCGATCCGCGCGAGATCAGGCAGGAGCCAGTCCTGTTCGATCCCGATCGCTCGCTCGTCGACCCGCTGCCCCCGACCGGCAGCTATCGGTGTCGCACGTTCAAGCTCGGTTCGCGCGCCGGGATCGGGCCGACCTTCATGGCGTCCGGATGGTTCGCGTGCAGGATCGGCGGCGGCGATGGCGGCGACGTCGATGGGGGCGGAAATTCAGTGGTCAGCCTTACCAAGCTGGATGGCTCGCAGCGTCCCGTCGGGACCATCTTCGCCGACACCAACGCGCGCGCGATCTTCCTCGGCACCATGGAACTCGGTGATGAAAAGCGCCCGATGCGCTACGGTCGCGATGCGACCCGTGACATGGCCGGGCTGATCGAACGGATCGGCACCAAGCGCTGGCGCGTGGTGCTGCCATATCCCAAATTCGAGTCGGTACTCGACGTCGTCGAACTGGTACCGGCCGACTAG
- a CDS encoding metalloregulator ArsR/SmtB family transcription factor — protein sequence MTMALEIFRALADATRLRILALLRRMELSVGELAQVLGQSQPRVSRHVKILCDAGLAERRKEGSWVFVALGSADVVEPVARSLDVWAKTEPDHWAVADAARLAAVRADRAASAAAWFEGHADEWDAIRSLHVADSEVEAAMAAVLGDAPVGTLIDIGTGTGRMLELFGGRATVALGIDRSSEMLRLARAKLHDMTHAELRQADLYALPMADAAADVAILHHVLHFAQQPGAAVSEAARVLAPGGRLLIADFASHDREELRLRDAHTRLGFADEQMAAWFEAAGLQTARVGTLEGGELTVKLWLGRKIGTSLREVKAA from the coding sequence ATGACGATGGCGCTCGAAATCTTCCGTGCTTTGGCGGACGCGACCCGGTTGCGGATCCTTGCGCTGCTGCGGCGGATGGAGCTGTCGGTCGGCGAGCTCGCGCAGGTGCTCGGACAGAGCCAGCCGCGCGTCTCGCGCCATGTGAAGATCCTGTGCGACGCCGGACTTGCCGAGCGTCGCAAGGAGGGTAGCTGGGTGTTCGTCGCGCTGGGGTCTGCGGACGTGGTCGAGCCGGTCGCGCGTTCGCTCGACGTATGGGCAAAGACCGAGCCGGACCATTGGGCGGTCGCGGATGCAGCACGGCTTGCGGCCGTGCGTGCGGACCGGGCGGCGAGTGCTGCGGCGTGGTTCGAAGGGCATGCCGACGAGTGGGACGCGATCCGGTCGCTGCATGTCGCCGATAGCGAGGTCGAGGCGGCGATGGCGGCCGTGCTCGGCGATGCGCCGGTCGGCACGCTGATCGACATCGGTACGGGCACCGGGCGGATGCTCGAACTGTTCGGCGGACGCGCGACGGTCGCGCTCGGGATCGATCGCAGTTCGGAGATGCTGCGGCTCGCGCGGGCCAAGCTGCACGACATGACGCATGCCGAACTGCGGCAGGCGGACCTGTACGCGCTACCGATGGCGGATGCCGCAGCGGACGTCGCGATCCTGCATCACGTCCTGCATTTCGCGCAGCAGCCGGGGGCTGCGGTGAGCGAGGCGGCGCGGGTGCTCGCTCCCGGCGGACGGTTGCTGATCGCTGACTTCGCTAGCCACGACCGCGAGGAACTGCGGTTGCGCGATGCGCACACGCGCCTGGGGTTCGCGGACGAGCAGATGGCGGCGTGGTTCGAGGCGGCAGGCTTGCAGACGGCGCGCGTCGGGACGCTCGAGGGCGGCGAGTTGACGGTGAAATTATGGCTCGGCCGGAAGATCGGCACGAGCTTGCGTGAGGTGAAGGCGGCATGA
- a CDS encoding 3-hydroxybutyrate dehydrogenase, whose product MFLKGKTAVITGSTSGIGLAYAKAFAAEGAAVVLNGFGDADVIERERAALAQASGAIALYDAADMTKPDQIAAMVERAAAETGSVDIVVNNAGIQHVAGIADFPIDKFDAIIAINLSSAWHMMRAAVPHMRAKGWGRIISTASAHSLVASPNKSAYVMAKHAIAGLTKTIALETATDGITVNCISPGYVWTPLVENQIPDTMAARGMTRDQVMNDVLLAAQPTKEFVTPEQVAAFALFLCRDEAKAITGANLSMDGGWTAA is encoded by the coding sequence ATGTTCCTGAAGGGCAAGACCGCGGTCATTACCGGATCCACGTCGGGAATCGGGCTCGCCTACGCAAAGGCGTTCGCCGCCGAAGGCGCAGCAGTGGTGCTCAACGGGTTCGGCGATGCCGATGTGATCGAACGTGAGCGGGCAGCGTTGGCGCAGGCCAGCGGTGCGATCGCGCTCTACGACGCCGCCGACATGACCAAGCCCGACCAGATCGCGGCGATGGTCGAGCGGGCCGCGGCCGAGACCGGCAGCGTCGACATCGTCGTCAACAACGCCGGCATCCAGCACGTCGCGGGGATCGCCGACTTCCCGATCGACAAGTTCGACGCGATCATCGCGATTAACCTGTCCTCGGCCTGGCACATGATGCGTGCCGCCGTGCCGCACATGCGCGCCAAGGGCTGGGGCCGGATTATCTCGACCGCGTCCGCGCACTCGCTGGTCGCGAGCCCGAACAAGTCCGCCTACGTCATGGCGAAGCACGCGATCGCCGGGCTCACCAAGACGATCGCGCTGGAGACCGCGACCGACGGCATCACCGTCAACTGCATCTCGCCCGGCTATGTCTGGACGCCACTGGTCGAGAACCAGATCCCGGACACGATGGCGGCCCGCGGGATGACGCGCGACCAGGTCATGAACGACGTGCTGTTGGCGGCGCAACCCACCAAGGAGTTCGTCACCCCCGAACAGGTCGCGGCGTTCGCGCTGTTCCTGTGTCGGGACGAGGCCAAGGCGATCACCGGCGCCAATTTGTCGATGGACGGCGGCTGGACGGCAGCGTGA
- a CDS encoding DUF1203 domain-containing protein: MSFRVQGLDPDQFRHLFGASDANLARAGARRYVVDAKPGFPDRIAVRDLEIGETAILINYEHQPADTPYRSRHAIFVSEAETEPLDLLDAIPEAIRIRPISLRAFGSDDEMIDADLVAGSDLIPLIERFLAVPDVAYLQAHYAKRGCYAARIVRA; the protein is encoded by the coding sequence ATGTCCTTCCGCGTTCAGGGGCTCGACCCCGACCAGTTTCGACACCTGTTCGGCGCCTCCGATGCCAACCTCGCGCGAGCAGGCGCCCGGCGATACGTCGTCGACGCCAAGCCCGGCTTTCCCGATCGCATCGCGGTGCGCGACCTGGAGATTGGCGAGACGGCGATCCTGATCAACTACGAACATCAGCCGGCCGACACGCCCTACCGCTCGCGCCACGCGATCTTCGTATCCGAGGCGGAGACGGAACCGCTGGACCTGCTCGACGCGATCCCTGAGGCGATCCGCATCCGGCCGATATCCCTGCGCGCCTTCGGATCGGACGACGAGATGATCGACGCAGACCTGGTCGCCGGCTCGGACCTGATCCCGCTGATCGAGCGGTTCCTCGCGGTGCCGGACGTGGCGTATCTCCAAGCCCACTACGCCAAGCGCGGATGTTATGCGGCGCGCATCGTTCGCGCCTGA
- a CDS encoding cation diffusion facilitator family transporter, protein MAKTLTARIKDDIVLYGALAANLGIGVAKFVAAGMTGSSSMLTEGFHSVVDSGNQVLLLYGQKKAKRPADEAHPFGYGRELYFWAFVVAILIFAIGAGVSIFEGWRHIQEPEPLTSPTINYVVLAISFALEGSSWTIAVREFSKSKGDMGWWQAIHRSKDPAGFIVLFEDSAALAGLVIAGIGIWASHAFNDPRIDGAASIAIGLILALVAVLLARESKGLLIGERADPAVIATIRKIIAAHPAIVSVNHVRTIHTAPESIFAAISADFDDSVTMGDGETLIEAMETELRAAIPMLSSIYIRPEKRENATLAASASPAPATAQNTTQI, encoded by the coding sequence ATGGCCAAGACACTGACCGCTCGCATCAAGGACGACATCGTCCTCTACGGCGCCCTCGCCGCCAATCTCGGGATCGGCGTGGCGAAATTCGTCGCCGCCGGGATGACCGGATCGTCGTCGATGCTGACCGAGGGTTTTCACTCGGTGGTCGACAGCGGCAACCAGGTGTTGCTGCTCTACGGTCAGAAAAAGGCCAAGCGCCCCGCCGACGAAGCGCACCCGTTCGGCTATGGTCGCGAGCTGTATTTCTGGGCGTTCGTCGTCGCGATCCTGATCTTCGCGATTGGCGCGGGTGTGTCGATCTTCGAGGGCTGGCGACATATCCAGGAGCCCGAGCCGCTCACCAGCCCGACCATCAACTACGTCGTGCTCGCAATCTCGTTCGCACTCGAGGGCAGCAGCTGGACGATCGCGGTGCGCGAATTCTCGAAGTCGAAGGGCGACATGGGCTGGTGGCAGGCGATCCATCGGTCGAAGGATCCGGCCGGTTTCATCGTGCTGTTCGAGGATTCCGCGGCACTGGCGGGCCTCGTCATCGCCGGGATCGGCATCTGGGCGAGCCATGCGTTCAACGATCCACGGATCGATGGCGCCGCCTCGATCGCGATCGGCTTGATCCTCGCGCTGGTCGCGGTGTTGCTCGCGCGCGAATCGAAGGGTTTGCTGATCGGCGAGCGCGCCGACCCGGCGGTGATCGCGACGATCCGCAAGATCATCGCAGCCCATCCCGCGATCGTCTCGGTCAATCACGTCCGCACGATCCACACCGCACCCGAGAGCATCTTCGCCGCGATCAGCGCCGACTTCGACGATTCGGTGACGATGGGCGACGGCGAGACGCTGATCGAGGCGATGGAGACCGAGTTGCGTGCCGCCATCCCGATGCTCTCCTCGATCTATATCCGACCAGAGAAGCGCGAGAACGCGACGCTTGCCGCATCCGCTTCGCCTGCCCCGGCGACCGCACAAAATACCACGCAAATCTGA
- a CDS encoding ArsC family reductase codes for MTITMFGIKNCDTIKKARTWLDAHDVDYAFHDYKTAGIDAAHLDDWIGRVGWEVLLNRAGTTFRKLPEADRADLDAEKATALMLAQPSMIKRPVLDTGKTLLVGFKPEAYEAAGLGHA; via the coding sequence TTGACGATCACGATGTTCGGCATCAAGAATTGCGACACGATCAAGAAGGCGCGGACATGGCTGGATGCGCACGACGTGGACTATGCGTTCCACGACTATAAGACCGCCGGAATCGACGCCGCGCATCTGGACGACTGGATCGGCCGGGTTGGCTGGGAGGTGTTGCTCAATCGCGCGGGGACGACGTTCCGCAAACTTCCGGAAGCGGACCGAGCGGATCTCGATGCCGAGAAGGCCACCGCGCTGATGCTGGCGCAACCGTCGATGATCAAGCGGCCTGTGCTCGATACCGGCAAGACGCTGCTGGTCGGGTTCAAGCCCGAGGCGTATGAGGCGGCGGGGCTGGGGCACGCCTGA
- a CDS encoding neutral zinc metallopeptidase, which yields MRLDDYDPNINVEDQRGSGGGGGGFGGGGGGLLMGLLPMIGSRFGCGGIVVVLILMAVFGGMGGLGGLLGGGQTSTPTTQSGPRSGTDTKSSCSLNAESKAACNAFSSADNTWEAIFQKNGQRFEAPKLVFFDGNGRSGCGAAQSAMGPFYCPTDQGIYLDTSFFNELSTRFKANGDFAQDYVIAHEFGHHIQKLLGTNAQVQQAQRQASETEGNALSVRLELQADCYAGVWAAAHKTRLEAGDIQEGMTAAQAIGDDTLQKQSQGRVVPDSFTHGTSAQRQSWLKRGLDSGDPQQCDTFSGAI from the coding sequence ATGCGGCTCGACGATTACGATCCGAACATCAACGTCGAGGACCAGCGCGGGTCGGGCGGCGGAGGCGGCGGCTTTGGCGGCGGCGGTGGCGGCCTGCTGATGGGGCTGTTGCCGATGATCGGCAGCCGCTTCGGGTGCGGCGGGATCGTCGTGGTGCTGATCCTGATGGCAGTGTTTGGCGGCATGGGTGGCCTCGGCGGGCTGCTCGGTGGCGGACAGACGTCGACACCGACAACGCAGAGCGGACCGCGCTCGGGCACCGATACCAAGTCGAGCTGTTCGCTGAACGCCGAAAGCAAGGCTGCCTGCAACGCCTTCAGCTCGGCCGACAATACCTGGGAGGCCATCTTCCAGAAGAACGGCCAGCGGTTCGAAGCACCGAAGCTGGTGTTCTTCGACGGCAATGGCCGCTCGGGTTGCGGTGCGGCGCAGTCGGCGATGGGTCCGTTCTACTGCCCGACCGACCAGGGCATCTATCTCGACACCAGCTTTTTTAACGAACTGTCGACTCGCTTCAAGGCGAACGGCGACTTCGCGCAGGATTACGTGATCGCGCACGAGTTCGGCCATCACATCCAGAAGCTGCTCGGTACCAACGCGCAGGTCCAGCAGGCGCAGCGCCAGGCGAGCGAGACCGAGGGCAATGCGCTGTCGGTGCGGCTCGAACTGCAGGCGGATTGCTACGCCGGTGTGTGGGCGGCGGCGCACAAGACGCGGCTCGAGGCCGGGGATATCCAAGAGGGCATGACCGCGGCGCAGGCGATCGGCGACGATACGTTGCAGAAGCAGTCGCAGGGTCGCGTGGTACCGGACAGCTTTACGCACGGCACCTCGGCACAGCGCCAGTCGTGGCTGAAGCGCGGGTTGGACAGCGGCGATCCGCAGCAGTGCGACACGTTCTCGGGCGCGATCTGA
- a CDS encoding DUF427 domain-containing protein, with protein MLVASWNGHEIARSDDTVVVEGNHYFPADSVDPALLEDSATHSNCPWKGVASYKTLVVDGKRNIDAVWYYPEPKSAAAEIKDRYAFWKGVVVA; from the coding sequence ATGCTGGTTGCAAGTTGGAATGGCCATGAGATCGCGCGATCGGACGATACCGTCGTGGTAGAGGGTAATCATTACTTTCCCGCCGACAGCGTCGATCCGGCGTTGCTGGAGGATAGCGCGACGCATTCGAACTGCCCGTGGAAGGGTGTGGCGAGCTACAAGACCCTCGTCGTCGACGGGAAGCGGAACATCGATGCGGTCTGGTATTATCCGGAACCGAAGTCGGCAGCTGCCGAGATTAAGGATCGCTATGCGTTCTGGAAGGGCGTCGTCGTCGCGTAA